The following is a genomic window from Spirosoma foliorum.
AGCGGGATTGCGCAAACGCAATTTCGCCAATGCCGAGGTCGCCATTGATCAGGTTCTCACACTTGATCAAAACCGACGCGATACCCAACGTGAACTGGATGACGTATTATCTCAATCCAATGCGAAAGCGGGCCAGATCGGCGCGTTGATGAAAGCTGGCGATAAAGCAGCTGCCGAAGCGGCTAAAGCCGAAACGGCAGACTTAAAAGCACGCTCAAAAGATCTTGCCGATGCCCTTCGGCAAATTGAATCAGATTTGCAGGCGGTACTCGTTACCATTCCTAATATTCCGCATAGCAGCGTTCCTGAAGGCCGCACGCCTGAGGATAACGAAGTTGTGCTGGAACATGGTGAGAAGCCGACGCTGCACGAAAAGGCGCAGCCGCACTGGGAACTGATTAAGAAGTACGATATCATTGACTTCGAGTTAGGCGTCAAGATTTCAGGAGCGGGTTTCCCGGTCTACAAAGGCAAAGGGGCACGGATTCAGCGGGCAATGATTAACTTCTTCCTGGACGAAGCCCTAAAAGCGGGCTATATGGAAGTACAACCGCCGATTGTCGTCAACGAAGACTCAGGTTTCGGAACGGGGCAATTGCCAGACAAAGAAGGGCAGATGTACTACGTAATGGAAGATAAGTTATATCTGATTCCAACGGCCGAAGTTCCTATTACGAACATCTACCGCGATGTCATTCTGCCAGAAAGCCAGCTACCCGTTAAAAACGTTGGTTATACCCCCTGTTTCCGTCGTGAAGCGGGTTCCTGGGGAGCCCATGTTCGTGGGTTGAACCGGTTACACCAGTTCGACAAGGTTGAAATTGTTCGGATCGAGAAGCCTGAAAATTCGTATGCCGCTCTGGAAGAAATGAGCCTACATGTGCAAAATCTGTTGCAAAAACTGGAACTCCCTTATCGGGTTCTGCGGCTTTGCGGGGGCGATATGGGCTTTACATCAGCGCTTACATACGATATGGAAGTTTGGTCGGCTGCGCAACAGCGCTGGCTGGAAGTAAGCTCAGTCTCTAACTTCGAAACCTACCAGGCTAATCGGCTTAAACTTCGTTCGAAGTTGGAGGGTAAGATGCAGTTGATGCATACGCTGAATGGTTCAGCGTTAGCCCTTCCCCGTATTCTGGCATCGATTCTGGAAAATAACCAAATGCCAGAAGGCATCCGTATTCCGAAAGTGCTGGTGCCGTATTGTGGCTTTGAAACGATTGAGTAGATAATTTTAAGGTGTTATGACGTTTGATGAGCGAGTAAATTTATCTCCCTATCAAATTATTAAAACAGAAATAGTCACAATCAAACGTTTGATTGTGACTATTTCTGTTTTAATAATTTGATAGGGATTAGTATATAGTTTTAAAGTGTTGGTCGCCTTTAATATTTTTCCTACATATATAGAGTGTAAGTTTTTGATCATCAGCGATTTTGTTCGTGTTTCGTCGGCGACAAGCCAGACTCGTTTGACAGTGAACTTTAGCAGCCCTGTCTTTGGGTGACTGCAAATACAGTAGCTTCGATCACTTACGATTTTGTATTCTTATTATCTTGCTTTGGATTAATTTTACGCATCATTTTATATAATAATGGATAAACGCGTACTCGGTGGTGATTTGATCAGTGAGTGGGGAAAGCAGCATGTAGTACGGCTACTTTTGTTTTGTGGATTAATACTATGGAAGTTGGCAATTCAGGCTCAGAGCCTGATGCTTGTTCCTAACCCCGATAATGGTTATGGTAATGAGGTTATCAAGATAGGATATGACAACAAAATCTTCCTCCAGTATATTAACAGCAACTACGCCTATCAATTGGCACAGTACGATGGAAACAATCTGACACTGATACCAAACCCTGACAATTACACTCTTTATTATGATGCGCCATCAACAGTGTACAAAAATAAGCTTTACATCTGGTACCAAAATTTTAGTAACAATCTTAGCAATCAATTAGGTGAATATGATGGTAACAAATTAAGGCTTGTGCCTAATCCCGATAATGGCTCTGTCTTTGGATCCCAGTCTACTCCACCGATTGTTTACAAGGACAAACTCTACTTCTGGTACCAGAGCGGAAGGGGTAATTATCAGCTAGCGCAGTTCGATGGCAATAGCCTAACGCTGGTACCTAACCCCGACGATGGTTCTGGCTATCAAGGCTGGCCAATTGAGTACAATAACAAACTCTATCTTAAGTATATAGATGGAAACAATAAAATACGGTTAGCACAGTATGATGGTATTAGCATAACGCTGGTGCCCAACCCCGAAAATGGCAGGGGCTATATGGGCAGTCCAGTAATTTATAACAATAAACTTTACATTCTGTACAAAAACAGTAATAACATCTACCAATTAGCTCAATACGATGGAAACAGCCTTACATTAATACCTAACCCTGACAATAGCTATTATAGCTTTGGCTCGGGTGATCGGTATATTCCACCGATTGTTTACAATAACAAACTCTACCTCTGGTACCAAAATAGTAGTGAGAATTATCAGTTGGCACAGTACGATGGCAGCAGCCTTACGTTAGTACCTAACCCTGACAATGGCTATGGTTATTGGGGCTATCCAATTGAATATAATAATAAACTCTATATATGGTACTTAAGCCGTCCTTGGACATACCGGATGGCACAATATGATGGTACCAGCCTAACGTTGGTACCAAACCCTGATAATGGTCTTGGTTTTTCTAGTTATAAGTATTTGCTCAACAATAAACTCTATGTTGGCTATTCAAATAGTAGCGGTACCATTCAATTAGGTGAGTATGATGGTAATAACCTGAAATTGGTTCCTAATCCTGATAATGGGCTTGGCTTTTATGGAAACCCAATAGTACACAACAATAAATTCTATCTTGACTACCAAAATAGTGATGGCAAGCATCAGTTGGGTCAATATGATGGAAACAACTTGACATTGGTACCAAACCCTGACACTGGCTATGGATATTCTGGCGTTCCAATGTTGTACAATAATAAGCTCTACTCCAACTATGGAAATAGCAGTAAAAAAAATCAGCTGACGGTATTAATAGATAAAATATTTACAATAGGTAATGGTAATTGGTCAGATGCAAGTACTTGGAACGTTGGCCGTCCACCCTTATTAGGCGAACAGACAAGTATTTACCATGAGATACAAGTCAATGGTAGTTTTCCAGTAGGAAAGCTAACTATTGATAAAGATGGGAAGTTGATTTATGGCCAGAGCAGCCAACTTACTATCAAACCCTAATGGGCGCAGAGTCAACAAGTTTTCTGTGAAATCAGATAAGTACTTAGGTTTAGGCATGAAACATCCCGAGATTTCGCAATCAGACTATTTAAAACTAGCTATCAGCTATCTTCTAGATTTAATTGAGCGGGCAAATGCTTCCATTGAGCGGCATCGACAAATCCAGCCTCGCAATGAATTGGCTATCGAAGGGTTTGTTCGTGTTCGTGAACAATATGTGGAACAGCTTAACCAACTGATGGCCACATTTGATCTAAGTGTTAACTCTCATGCCCAGGCGGCTTAACAGTCGCAAGAGTAATTGCCGTAACTAGGGTATTTCGGAGATAAGTTGCCCGAAATACTCACAACACGATCGAGTGGTAAAGTTTCGCCAGTGGCCAGTTCGAGCCATTCAGCACCATTTTCGTGGAGAAGTTGCTTAATCATGACATCGGCTTTGATGAACTCACTCAAATCGGTCAGGTACTCAAGACGCACGAATTTGCCAGGAATAATAGCAGACCGAAAATCGGTTTCAGAAGGAATAAAGTCGGACGCAATCAGGTTTGTTTCCATATCCTAACAACAATCCTAAAATGCGAAACGTGCCCCAATTCTAGATCGGAGCACGTCTCGTTAGGTTGAAATCCCGGCTGAATCCAGCGTGGCAAAAATTAATAGCCAGCTGTTTCCAGTTGTTTCTGTAACTCGCGCAGAATTGTTTCTTTCAT
Proteins encoded in this region:
- the serS gene encoding serine--tRNA ligase codes for the protein MLQLPFIRENKETTLAGLRKRNFANAEVAIDQVLTLDQNRRDTQRELDDVLSQSNAKAGQIGALMKAGDKAAAEAAKAETADLKARSKDLADALRQIESDLQAVLVTIPNIPHSSVPEGRTPEDNEVVLEHGEKPTLHEKAQPHWELIKKYDIIDFELGVKISGAGFPVYKGKGARIQRAMINFFLDEALKAGYMEVQPPIVVNEDSGFGTGQLPDKEGQMYYVMEDKLYLIPTAEVPITNIYRDVILPESQLPVKNVGYTPCFRREAGSWGAHVRGLNRLHQFDKVEIVRIEKPENSYAALEEMSLHVQNLLQKLELPYRVLRLCGGDMGFTSALTYDMEVWSAAQQRWLEVSSVSNFETYQANRLKLRSKLEGKMQLMHTLNGSALALPRILASILENNQMPEGIRIPKVLVPYCGFETIE